A genomic region of Streptococcus suis contains the following coding sequences:
- a CDS encoding O-methyltransferase, translated as MVESYSKNANHNMRRPVVKEEIVDFMRTRQAQNTGFLKELEEFARQENIPVIPHETVAYFRLLMQTLQPKRILEIGTAIGFSALLMADNSPHSKITTIDRNEEMIGFAKENFAKYDQRQQIELLEGEAMDILPTLPDNTYDFVFMDSAKSKYIVFLPEVLKKVKVGGLIILDDIFQGGDVAKDIKDVRRGQRTIYKGLQRLFDATLDNPDVTASLVSMSDGLLMLRKNRENVDLKHTEI; from the coding sequence ATGGTCGAATCATATAGTAAAAACGCAAATCACAATATGCGCCGTCCAGTTGTCAAGGAAGAAATTGTGGATTTTATGCGAACACGTCAGGCGCAAAATACAGGTTTTTTGAAAGAACTGGAAGAGTTTGCTCGTCAAGAAAATATTCCAGTCATCCCTCATGAAACGGTAGCCTATTTCCGCTTACTAATGCAGACACTCCAACCTAAACGTATTTTAGAAATTGGAACTGCTATTGGCTTCTCTGCGTTACTGATGGCTGATAATAGCCCGCATTCGAAGATTACAACGATTGATCGAAATGAAGAAATGATTGGCTTTGCAAAGGAAAACTTTGCCAAATATGATCAGCGCCAGCAGATTGAATTGCTGGAAGGGGAAGCCATGGATATTCTTCCGACTTTACCAGATAACACATATGATTTTGTTTTCATGGATTCTGCTAAATCAAAATATATTGTATTTTTACCAGAAGTCTTGAAAAAGGTCAAAGTAGGCGGTTTAATCATTTTGGATGACATCTTCCAAGGAGGAGATGTTGCCAAGGACATCAAGGATGTCAGAAGAGGGCAGCGCACTATTTACAAAGGATTGCAACGTTTATTCGATGCGACTTTGGATAATCCAGATGTGACTGCTAGTCTTGTTTCCATGAGTGACGGTCTCCTTATGTTGAGAAAAAATAGGGAAAATGTTGACTTAAAACATACAGAAATTTAA
- a CDS encoding DUF6630 family protein, translating into MLTEEQLQDIFELADLMSNGDRELFLQLRDVVFASDPNQILDSIERILEPDSFDDFLDRVGESEKENLWLILIKLLEHFNYICVRDYKDNLEDFIYFFDRLHQVRNAGISLKLDSDGLNPAASISEWARVVDSKYLDENFCLGAVDMDTDSYYLFFSKQATFVRLQELAGNLGYRIDYAKNM; encoded by the coding sequence ATGTTAACGGAAGAACAGCTACAGGACATTTTTGAACTGGCGGACCTCATGTCAAATGGTGACAGGGAGCTATTTCTCCAACTTAGAGATGTGGTTTTTGCTAGTGATCCGAATCAGATTCTAGACTCTATCGAACGCATCCTAGAACCAGATTCATTCGATGATTTCTTGGACCGTGTTGGGGAGTCTGAAAAGGAAAATCTTTGGTTAATCTTGATAAAATTACTAGAGCATTTTAATTATATTTGTGTGCGTGATTATAAGGATAATCTTGAAGATTTTATCTACTTTTTTGACCGTCTTCATCAAGTCCGCAATGCAGGGATTTCTCTCAAATTGGATTCAGATGGATTAAATCCAGCTGCCTCTATTTCAGAATGGGCAAGAGTCGTTGATAGCAAATATCTTGATGAAAACTTTTGTCTAGGGGCAGTGGATATGGACACGGATAGTTACTATCTCTTTTTCAGTAAGCAAGCGACTTTTGTTCGACTTCAAGAACTAGCTGGAAATTTAGGGTATCGAATTGATTACGCCAAAAATATGTAA
- a CDS encoding membrane protein, giving the protein MISYKRSIVVPVAVSIGLVLIGIGLMTKPEPAVVSGLCYLLLNIPSALYAYFLRKQGAVFVLNEEYLEYQSRAGGDYQRHSLEEIAEIRYIVSPVYRGYQSKRLRIVGNKGALLAVVNLNKLDGADFNDIYHFLEQVAPHIRWDFSNS; this is encoded by the coding sequence ATGATTTCCTATAAACGTTCGATTGTGGTACCAGTTGCAGTCAGTATTGGTTTGGTCTTGATTGGAATTGGCTTAATGACAAAGCCGGAACCAGCAGTGGTTTCAGGATTGTGTTATTTATTGCTGAATATTCCGTCAGCATTATATGCTTATTTCTTGCGCAAACAGGGAGCTGTCTTTGTCTTGAATGAGGAGTATTTAGAATATCAAAGCAGAGCAGGAGGAGACTATCAGCGCCATTCGTTAGAAGAGATTGCGGAGATTCGATACATCGTTTCTCCTGTCTATCGTGGCTATCAGTCGAAACGTTTGCGAATCGTAGGAAATAAGGGAGCACTACTTGCAGTCGTCAATTTGAATAAGCTTGATGGTGCAGATTTTAATGATATTTACCATTTTTTAGAGCAAGTAGCACCGCATATAAGATGGGATTTTTCAAATTCATAA
- the pepF gene encoding oligoendopeptidase F → MSKQRYEIEEKYQWDLTTIFPTDEAWEAELADLQAETEKTKEFAGHLLDSAKSLLTISETQLGLMRRIEKLYVYASMKNDQDTREGKYQEFQAKAMGLYSVFSQAFAFYEPEFMAITEEQLEAFKAEEPALVQYSHQFEKLLAAKDHVLSQEVEEVLAATSEIFESPAETFSVLDNASLRFPEIADEDGHLVPLSHGNYIHFMESKNRDVRQEAYEAMYGTYEQFQHTYAKTLQSNVKVNNLKARLRKYDSARHASLAANFIPESVYDTLVAAVNKHLPLLHRYINLRKKLLGIDDLKMYDMYTPLSDFSTKISYEDALKKCQETLEIFGEDYSAIVKEAFENRWIDVHVNEGKRSGAYSGGAYDTNAFMLLNWQDNLDNMYTLIHETGHSLHSMLTRKTQPYVYGHYSLFLAEIASTTNENLLTEKLLAEVEDDKERFAILNHYLDGFRGTVFRQTQFAEFEQAIYKADQEGQVLTADFLNELYGQTNEKYYGLSAEENPEIQFEWARIPHFYYNFYVYQYATGFAAASALANKIVNGSPEDKENYLNYLKAGSSDYSLNVIAKAGVDMTKEDYLNDAFKVFEARLEELEALVEKGVHL, encoded by the coding sequence ATGTCTAAACAACGTTACGAAATTGAAGAAAAATACCAGTGGGACTTGACCACTATTTTCCCAACAGATGAAGCCTGGGAAGCAGAACTTGCAGATTTACAAGCTGAAACTGAAAAAACAAAAGAATTTGCAGGTCACTTGCTCGACTCAGCGAAGAGCCTTTTGACAATCAGCGAAACGCAACTTGGTCTTATGCGTCGCATTGAAAAACTCTATGTCTATGCGTCTATGAAGAACGACCAAGATACTCGTGAAGGCAAATACCAGGAATTTCAAGCTAAAGCCATGGGCTTGTATTCGGTCTTTTCACAGGCTTTTGCCTTCTATGAGCCTGAGTTTATGGCCATTACTGAAGAGCAGTTGGAGGCCTTTAAGGCAGAGGAGCCAGCTCTTGTTCAGTACAGCCACCAATTTGAAAAACTTTTAGCGGCTAAGGACCATGTCCTGTCACAAGAGGTGGAAGAAGTATTGGCAGCGACCAGCGAGATTTTCGAATCACCTGCTGAAACCTTCTCAGTCTTGGACAATGCCAGCCTGCGTTTCCCAGAAATCGCAGATGAGGACGGTCACTTGGTGCCCCTTTCACACGGTAACTACATTCACTTTATGGAGTCTAAAAACCGTGACGTCCGCCAAGAAGCATATGAGGCTATGTACGGTACCTACGAGCAGTTCCAGCATACCTATGCTAAGACTTTGCAGTCTAATGTCAAGGTCAATAACCTGAAAGCTCGTTTGCGGAAGTACGATTCAGCCCGTCACGCATCACTTGCAGCTAATTTCATTCCAGAATCCGTTTACGATACATTGGTAGCGGCAGTCAACAAGCACCTTCCGCTCTTGCACCGTTATATCAATTTGCGTAAGAAACTCTTGGGTATTGATGACTTGAAGATGTATGATATGTACACGCCATTGTCAGATTTCAGTACCAAGATTTCTTATGAAGATGCACTCAAGAAATGCCAAGAAACCTTGGAAATTTTCGGTGAGGATTATTCGGCTATTGTAAAAGAAGCCTTCGAAAACCGCTGGATTGATGTCCACGTTAATGAAGGAAAACGCTCAGGAGCATACTCAGGAGGTGCTTACGACACCAACGCCTTCATGCTTCTCAACTGGCAGGATAACTTGGATAACATGTACACTCTTATCCATGAAACAGGGCATTCTCTCCATTCTATGTTGACTCGTAAGACTCAACCCTATGTCTATGGACATTATTCCCTATTCTTGGCTGAAATTGCTTCAACGACCAATGAAAATCTTTTGACAGAAAAACTCTTGGCAGAAGTAGAAGATGACAAGGAACGCTTTGCTATTCTCAATCACTATCTAGATGGTTTCCGTGGTACAGTCTTCCGCCAGACCCAATTTGCCGAGTTTGAACAGGCTATCTATAAGGCAGACCAGGAAGGTCAAGTCTTGACGGCTGATTTCCTCAATGAATTGTACGGTCAGACAAACGAGAAATACTACGGACTTTCTGCAGAAGAAAATCCAGAAATCCAGTTTGAGTGGGCTCGCATTCCACACTTCTATTACAATTTCTATGTCTATCAATATGCGACAGGTTTTGCGGCAGCATCAGCTCTTGCAAACAAAATTGTCAATGGTAGTCCAGAAGACAAAGAAAACTATCTTAACTACTTGAAGGCTGGTAGCTCAGACTACTCACTCAATGTCATTGCAAAAGCTGGTGTAGACATGACCAAGGAAGATTACCTCAACGATGCTTTCAAGGTATTTGAAGCTCGTTTGGAAGAATTAGAAGCTCTCGTTGAGAAAGGTGTGCACCTCTAA
- a CDS encoding competence protein CoiA, with translation MLVALDEDGQVFNVLENPAPQGSYSCPGCGGLVRYKSGKVLRSHFAHVTLRDCHYFSENESAQHLSLKSCLYSWLINAEQVELEKCLPSIGQVADLFVNDRLALEVQCSSLPISRLQVRTQAYHEAGLQVLWLLGKGLWLKERLSKLHKQFLSFSMNMGFHLWELDDEKKELRLRYLIHEDLRGKVHCLTKVFPFGEGNLLEILRLPFAKQALSHLTCPLDRDLPRYIARQLYYRTPNWLALQAEAYGRGENLLTKTAEEWYPHIRLPRSAIGFAQIQKDLTLVYQDFDQHYDSIEDKQKQVLYPPIIYRKPM, from the coding sequence ATGTTAGTTGCACTTGATGAAGATGGACAAGTTTTTAATGTCTTGGAAAATCCTGCGCCGCAAGGTAGCTATTCTTGTCCAGGTTGTGGAGGGCTGGTCCGATACAAATCCGGAAAAGTTCTGCGTTCGCACTTTGCCCATGTAACCCTGCGGGACTGCCACTACTTTTCCGAGAATGAGTCGGCCCAGCACCTGTCCCTTAAGTCTTGTCTGTACAGTTGGTTAATCAATGCCGAACAAGTTGAACTTGAAAAATGCCTGCCTAGTATAGGGCAGGTCGCTGATTTATTTGTCAATGATCGTTTAGCCTTGGAAGTACAGTGTTCCAGTCTACCCATTTCTCGTTTGCAGGTGAGGACGCAAGCCTATCATGAAGCTGGTCTTCAGGTTCTCTGGCTGTTGGGAAAAGGCCTATGGTTAAAAGAAAGATTAAGCAAATTACACAAGCAATTCCTCTCTTTTAGTATGAACATGGGTTTTCACCTCTGGGAATTGGATGATGAGAAAAAAGAATTGCGTCTTCGTTACCTTATTCATGAAGACTTACGAGGTAAGGTCCACTGTCTGACAAAGGTTTTTCCATTTGGCGAGGGAAATTTATTGGAAATATTGCGTCTACCATTTGCCAAGCAAGCTTTATCGCATCTTACTTGCCCGTTAGATAGGGATTTGCCTCGCTACATTGCTCGTCAGCTGTATTACAGAACTCCCAATTGGTTAGCCCTACAGGCGGAAGCCTATGGTCGTGGTGAAAATCTACTAACCAAGACGGCAGAAGAATGGTATCCCCACATCCGTCTACCCCGCTCTGCCATTGGCTTTGCCCAAATACAAAAAGATTTAACCCTAGTTTATCAGGATTTTGACCAGCATTACGACAGTATTGAAGACAAGCAGAAACAGGTTCTATATCCACCTATAATTTATAGAAAACCAATGTAA
- the metG gene encoding methionine--tRNA ligase, with protein MTKTPFYITTPIYYPSGKLHIGSAYTTIACDVLARYKRLMGHEVFYLTGLDEHGQKIEEKAKEAGLTPQAYVDGMAVGVKELWNLLDISYDKFIRTTDDYHEEVVAAVFEKLLAQDDIYLGEYSGWYSVSDEEFFTESQLEEVFRDENGKVTGGIAPSGHEVAWVSEESYFLRLSKYQDKLVEFFNAHPDFIQPDGRLNEIMKNFIEPGLEDLAVSRTSFTWGVPVPSNPKHVVYVWIDALLNYATALGYGQEETANYDKFWNGTVYHMVGKDILRFHSIYWPIMLMMLDMKLPDRLVAHGWFVMKDGKMSKSKGNVVYPEMLVERFGLDPLRYYLMRSLPVGSDGTFTPEDYVGRINYELANDLGNLLNRTVAMINKYFGGQVPTFVANVTDFDADLAAVVADNLASYHKYMEAVDYPRALEAVWNIISRTNKYIDETAPWVLAKDEADRDKLAAVMAHLTAGLRVVAHLIQPFMMTTSNAIMEQLGLGTAFDLENLDFAGLPAGLTVVAKGTPIFPRLDMEEEIAYIQAQMGGSSAISPEEEKEWNPADVELKNEKAAIKFEDFDKVEIRVAEVKEVAKVEGSDKLLKFRLDAGDGQDRQILSGIAKYYPNEQELVGKKVQIVANLKPRKMMGLLSQGMILSAEHGDNLTLLTVDPSVPNGSQIG; from the coding sequence ATGACAAAAACACCGTTTTACATTACCACACCGATTTATTATCCGTCTGGAAAACTTCACATCGGGTCGGCCTACACAACCATTGCCTGCGATGTATTGGCTCGTTACAAACGCCTTATGGGGCATGAGGTCTTCTATCTGACAGGGCTGGATGAGCATGGCCAGAAGATTGAGGAGAAGGCAAAAGAGGCAGGTTTGACTCCGCAAGCCTACGTTGACGGCATGGCGGTTGGCGTTAAGGAACTCTGGAACTTGCTGGACATCTCTTACGACAAATTTATCCGCACGACTGATGATTACCACGAGGAAGTGGTGGCGGCTGTTTTTGAAAAATTGCTGGCGCAGGACGACATTTACTTGGGAGAGTATTCTGGTTGGTACTCCGTATCGGACGAGGAATTCTTCACCGAGAGCCAATTAGAAGAGGTCTTCCGAGATGAAAACGGCAAGGTAACAGGCGGTATCGCTCCTAGCGGTCACGAGGTTGCCTGGGTGTCAGAAGAGTCCTACTTCCTCCGCCTCAGCAAGTATCAGGATAAGTTGGTCGAGTTCTTCAATGCTCATCCAGACTTTATCCAGCCAGACGGCCGCCTCAATGAAATCATGAAAAACTTCATCGAGCCAGGCTTGGAAGATTTGGCCGTATCGCGTACTTCATTTACCTGGGGCGTGCCCGTACCGTCCAATCCAAAGCATGTTGTCTATGTCTGGATTGATGCCCTACTCAACTACGCAACTGCCTTGGGCTATGGTCAGGAAGAAACAGCCAACTATGACAAGTTCTGGAATGGAACAGTTTACCACATGGTTGGCAAGGACATTCTTCGTTTCCACTCCATTTACTGGCCAATCATGCTCATGATGTTGGATATGAAGTTGCCAGACCGCTTGGTTGCTCATGGCTGGTTTGTCATGAAAGATGGCAAGATGTCTAAGTCTAAGGGCAATGTGGTCTATCCAGAGATGTTGGTCGAGCGTTTCGGCTTGGATCCACTGCGTTACTACCTCATGCGTAGTCTGCCAGTTGGCTCTGACGGAACCTTCACACCAGAAGATTACGTTGGTCGTATTAACTACGAACTGGCCAACGACCTTGGAAACTTGCTCAACCGTACAGTTGCTATGATTAACAAGTATTTCGGTGGTCAGGTACCAACTTTTGTTGCCAACGTGACAGATTTTGATGCGGACTTGGCGGCAGTTGTAGCTGACAACTTGGCAAGCTACCACAAGTATATGGAAGCTGTTGACTACCCACGCGCCTTGGAAGCTGTTTGGAATATCATCTCCCGTACCAACAAGTACATCGATGAAACTGCACCTTGGGTCTTGGCTAAGGACGAAGCGGACCGTGACAAGTTGGCAGCAGTCATGGCTCACTTAACAGCAGGTCTGCGTGTGGTGGCGCACCTCATTCAGCCATTCATGATGACCACTTCAAATGCCATTATGGAACAGCTTGGTTTGGGAACAGCATTTGACCTTGAAAACCTTGACTTTGCAGGTCTTCCAGCTGGTTTGACAGTGGTTGCAAAAGGTACGCCTATCTTCCCACGTCTGGATATGGAAGAGGAAATCGCCTATATCCAAGCCCAAATGGGTGGTAGCTCTGCTATTTCCCCAGAGGAAGAAAAAGAGTGGAATCCAGCTGACGTGGAACTCAAAAACGAGAAGGCCGCGATCAAGTTCGAGGACTTTGACAAGGTGGAAATCCGCGTGGCCGAAGTCAAGGAAGTAGCCAAGGTGGAGGGCTCTGACAAGCTGCTCAAGTTCCGTCTGGACGCAGGTGATGGTCAGGACCGTCAAATCCTGTCTGGTATCGCCAAGTACTATCCAAATGAGCAGGAGTTGGTCGGTAAGAAAGTCCAAATCGTTGCCAACCTTAAGCCACGTAAGATGATGGGCTTGCTCAGCCAGGGCATGATCCTCTCAGCCGAACATGGTGACAATTTAACACTCTTAACAGTCGATCCATCTGTGCCAAACGGCAGTCAGATTGGGTAA
- a CDS encoding DUF3885 domain-containing protein, whose protein sequence is MELNQWLKSFQLKDNRLVGPFFYGTPLALRFEIGPADEAEELSRAIYLERAYARAVELFEQASSEYDYVLLSLLRQEDRDIDTYLWHFSSKFNFDKLPEPELIEVEDLTGDVLVFERYLFPVTDQDLKALLREIVKADHGGFNYLSSSVLFLSSQDNIIYHCYDDRGVDIAILDDDKRLELFTDYHDLLFDYDMEEMERRVRR, encoded by the coding sequence ATGGAATTGAATCAATGGCTGAAGTCCTTTCAACTGAAAGATAATCGACTAGTGGGCCCATTCTTTTATGGCACACCTCTTGCTCTTAGATTTGAAATCGGGCCTGCAGACGAAGCAGAAGAATTATCAAGAGCAATCTATCTTGAAAGAGCCTATGCACGTGCAGTAGAACTTTTTGAGCAGGCTAGTTCAGAATACGACTATGTGCTCCTTTCGCTCCTTCGACAGGAAGATAGGGATATAGACACCTACCTCTGGCATTTTTCATCGAAATTTAACTTCGACAAGCTTCCTGAGCCTGAGTTGATAGAAGTGGAGGATTTGACGGGAGATGTGCTAGTCTTTGAGCGCTATCTCTTTCCAGTTACCGACCAGGACCTGAAGGCTTTGTTGAGGGAGATTGTCAAAGCCGACCATGGAGGTTTTAACTATCTATCAAGTTCCGTTCTCTTCCTATCTAGTCAGGACAATATCATCTATCATTGCTACGATGATCGGGGAGTTGATATTGCTATTTTAGATGATGATAAACGTTTGGAGCTCTTTACAGACTACCATGACCTCCTTTTTGACTATGATATGGAGGAGATGGAGAGGAGGGTGAGGAGGTAG
- a CDS encoding CPBP family intramembrane glutamic endopeptidase, which yields MKTEFINEKAQSAFNLNIVTSPIVAIILLLVGDSLGAVIFTPISFLLPFSETLSVSFELFAFAFISLMVILWARYIEKSPWVGLGFTKKGAGKDFLLGWGIGAAMLTTCTLIMWGLGAIEFTSIQFSTKLVGEFIILILAWSIQGTTEEILTRGWMFSSLSARHNIPIGIIVSSLFFTFLHLGNNAISLIPILDLTLFAVLACLIMLKTGNIWVIGGLHAAWNCFQGNVFAFPVSGSDAGQAFIQIGITGPEWLSGGKFGVEGSVISLLVQEIMISWLVYDLYFKPKTNSL from the coding sequence ATGAAAACCGAATTTATCAATGAGAAGGCTCAATCAGCTTTCAATCTCAACATCGTCACCTCTCCTATTGTAGCTATTATTTTGTTGCTAGTAGGAGATTCACTAGGAGCTGTTATTTTCACTCCAATAAGCTTTTTACTCCCATTTAGCGAGACCCTTTCTGTAAGTTTTGAACTATTCGCTTTCGCTTTTATCAGCCTGATGGTCATTTTATGGGCACGGTATATTGAAAAAAGCCCGTGGGTAGGACTTGGTTTTACTAAAAAAGGTGCGGGAAAAGATTTTCTACTCGGGTGGGGAATCGGAGCTGCAATGCTGACCACTTGTACACTCATCATGTGGGGATTAGGCGCGATTGAATTTACAAGCATCCAGTTCTCTACAAAATTAGTCGGAGAATTTATTATCCTTATCCTTGCCTGGTCTATCCAAGGTACGACAGAAGAAATTCTAACAAGAGGATGGATGTTCTCATCACTTTCCGCTAGACACAATATTCCTATCGGTATCATTGTTTCTTCCCTCTTCTTCACATTTCTCCACCTCGGAAACAATGCTATTTCACTCATTCCAATTTTGGATTTAACCCTATTTGCCGTTCTTGCCTGCCTCATTATGCTCAAAACTGGCAACATTTGGGTGATTGGTGGCTTACACGCTGCGTGGAACTGTTTCCAAGGGAATGTTTTTGCTTTCCCAGTCAGTGGCTCCGATGCTGGTCAAGCCTTTATTCAAATCGGTATCACTGGTCCTGAGTGGCTATCTGGTGGAAAGTTTGGCGTAGAGGGCTCCGTCATCAGCTTGCTTGTCCAAGAAATAATGATTTCCTGGTTGGTTTACGATCTCTATTTCAAGCCCAAAACAAACTCCCTATAA
- a CDS encoding DUF975 family protein, with the protein MMTSDIVSRAMMTRERTRGTTLLFLPSILLSIVYAVPVTIFRLLTFLELRQNSAFVEGRLVSSIRLTYLGELGFALLLQLFIGLSCFHLLELLRGDRQEFSLKDSFSFLKTEWKKPICTTFLYYYLLLFIAGLPANLGAALFIKGFTMSSLMVLSPGAMAELAVHQPSQLMKIGAPIFLLGMISYLVVYYTYSQVVFVLYDHLDNASYTGPLAVFRESRFLMKGNYWQRIWLDLSFLGWFIGELLTLHLLSFFVTPYYHLSRTIFYEKLKKQRLSAVE; encoded by the coding sequence ATGATGACGAGTGATATAGTATCAAGAGCGATGATGACTCGCGAGCGGACAAGAGGTACAACACTACTATTTTTGCCCTCCATTTTGCTATCTATTGTTTATGCTGTACCAGTAACAATTTTTCGCCTACTGACATTTCTAGAGCTCCGTCAAAACAGTGCTTTTGTGGAAGGGCGATTGGTTTCTTCGATCAGGTTGACCTATTTAGGTGAGTTAGGCTTCGCTCTGTTGTTACAGCTGTTCATCGGTCTGTCCTGTTTTCATTTATTGGAATTGTTGAGAGGGGATAGACAGGAGTTTTCTTTAAAAGATAGTTTTTCCTTTCTAAAGACAGAATGGAAGAAGCCTATCTGTACCACTTTTCTTTATTATTATTTGCTTCTTTTTATAGCTGGACTTCCAGCTAATCTAGGGGCTGCTTTATTTATTAAAGGCTTCACAATGAGTAGTTTGATGGTCTTATCTCCGGGGGCAATGGCAGAGCTGGCAGTTCATCAGCCTAGTCAATTAATGAAGATAGGGGCTCCGATTTTCCTGCTAGGAATGATTAGTTACCTTGTTGTCTACTATACCTACTCACAGGTTGTTTTTGTCTTGTATGACCATTTGGATAATGCTAGTTATACTGGTCCCCTGGCTGTATTTAGGGAAAGTCGTTTCTTGATGAAAGGGAACTATTGGCAACGTATCTGGTTAGATTTATCCTTTTTAGGTTGGTTTATTGGAGAATTATTGACCCTTCATCTGTTATCTTTTTTTGTGACTCCTTACTATCATTTATCTAGGACTATTTTCTACGAAAAATTGAAAAAACAAAGACTGTCAGCTGTAGAGTAG
- a CDS encoding DUF975 family protein, with product MSNSDIRAKATVIREQTDGMITLFLAPVLISFLSGVAEFGLKQIWGQTGTFSWGTTIVKDGVTWTHHFISVGPSIIFDFIAQCLIVTACFQLIRLVRKQRTKVSFTECFTLLDGKNFLPVFSTTLLKMLVLYLASFPAVLGMILIGLAFYSTIVIFGAPIDYQPDFSAFFSSSYFQTGLILVCVGIICSLFVGYGLSQVSFLLYDYLENNTYSSPFKLFSQSWQLMKGNKWRRFLLDLSFVGWFIGVLLTFGFLGLYVYPYYWTCQTIFYEDLKAKNPLVFSTYKSVISSTVA from the coding sequence ATGTCTAATAGCGATATTCGAGCTAAAGCAACGGTTATTCGTGAACAAACAGATGGGATGATAACCTTGTTTTTGGCACCTGTTTTGATTTCTTTTCTGTCAGGAGTGGCAGAATTTGGCTTGAAACAAATCTGGGGGCAAACTGGTACTTTCTCCTGGGGCACAACTATTGTGAAAGATGGTGTTACTTGGACTCATCATTTTATTTCTGTTGGCCCGTCAATCATATTTGATTTTATTGCACAATGTTTAATTGTGACAGCTTGTTTTCAACTAATAAGACTGGTGAGAAAGCAAAGAACCAAGGTTAGCTTTACGGAGTGTTTCACTTTACTAGATGGGAAAAATTTTTTACCAGTTTTTAGTACGACATTATTGAAAATGCTGGTCTTGTATTTAGCAAGTTTCCCTGCTGTTCTTGGAATGATATTGATAGGTTTAGCTTTCTATAGTACTATTGTCATCTTTGGTGCTCCTATTGATTATCAGCCTGATTTTTCAGCTTTTTTCAGTTCGTCTTATTTTCAAACAGGATTAATACTGGTATGTGTAGGGATTATTTGTAGTTTATTCGTAGGATATGGGCTCAGTCAGGTCTCTTTTCTTCTCTATGATTATTTGGAAAACAATACCTATTCTTCACCATTTAAACTCTTCAGTCAGAGCTGGCAGTTGATGAAGGGGAATAAATGGCGCCGTTTCCTCTTGGATTTATCTTTTGTTGGCTGGTTTATTGGAGTTCTTTTGACGTTTGGGTTTTTGGGACTTTACGTATATCCATACTATTGGACTTGTCAGACTATATTTTATGAAGATTTGAAGGCCAAGAATCCATTGGTGTTTTCAACTTATAAATCAGTTATCTCTTCCACAGTAGCCTAG